DNA sequence from the Bacillota bacterium genome:
TTGGAGACCCCCGCAATCTTCGCCTGCTGGCGCAGGTTGTTTCCGTAGTCGAATACCACTGCCCCGCGCGCTTTCATCTCCAGCATGGCTCTGACCTGCGTCGCCATGGATTCGTAGGACCGGCGCTTGTACTGTGCCGGGTCCGACTTCCTGAGATCCTGAGCCTCTGCCAGCGACAACCCTGAGGGGACATAACCCTCCAGGGGGTCGTGTGCGGACGTCTGGTCAGTCACGAGGTCCGGGATGATCCCCCGTCGCACGAACTCGGGGTGAGTTCCGGACGCGTTGCCCAAAAGGGCGATGGACCTCGGGATGCGACGTTCCAGAGCTTCTCGGGCCATGGCAATGGCCTCGTCCATGGTCTCTGCCATCATCTCACAGTAACCGGTGCGGAGCCTCCGGTCGATTCTGGCCCGGTCGACCTCGACCGCGATCACAACACCTTCGTTGAACGTTGCTGCCAAAGGCTGAGCGCCGCCCATCCCCCCGAGCCCTGCCGTGAGAACTAGCCTGCCGCGAAGGGAGCCGCCGAAGTGTTTTTTGGCAGCGGCGGCGAAAGTTTCGTAGGTCCCCTGGAGGATTCCCTGTGTGCCAATGTATATCCAGCTTCCCGCAGTCATCTGCCCGTACATGGTCAGGCCCATCGCCTCAAGCTCCCAGAACTTCTCCCACGTTGCCCAGGCGGGGACGAGCATGGCGTTGGAGATCAGGACCCTGGGGGCATCCGCATGGGTCCGGAAGATCCCGACCGGCTTCCCGGACTGCACCAGTAGCGTCTCATCGTTCTCGAGCTCCCTCAGGCACCGGACGATCGCCTCAAAAGCAGGCCAGTTGCGCGCGGCCTTCCCGGTGCCACCGTACACTATCAGATCGTCCGGGCGCTCGGCGACCTCTGGATCCAAGTTGTTCATAAGCATCCTGAGGGCGGCTTCCTGCTGCCACCCGCGGCATGAGATTTCGCGCCCCCTTGGCGCCTTTACAACTCTGGACATCTGCCTTCCTCCTTGAGCCTGGTGTGGCATGTCATACCTGCGGGCCAGCTGTGTCAAGCTACTCCAGTGGCCCGGCGGCACTTTCGACCGCCTCGAGGATCTCCCCGGATTCGATCATATTTCGGACGGTCTCAATGTCCGGGCTTATGGGACGATCGTCCTCGAGGTGTTCCACCTTGGACCGGACTGTCCGGTGCGCCGCGCCCGTGCCGGCGCCCGGCTCGAGGGGCGCCAGGAAGTCTATGCCCTGCGCGGCGCAGAGAATCTCAATCGCCAGGATGTTCGCAACGTTCTTCCGGATCTGCGCGGCTTTGCGGGCTGCGATGGTTCCCATGCTCACGTGGTCCTCCTGGTTCCCGGAGGTGGGGATGGAGTCCACCACAGCCGGGGAAGCCAGTATCTTGTTCTCAGAGACCAGCGCGGCCGAAGTGTACTGAGCGATCATAAGGCCCGAGTTGAGCCCTCCGTGCTCGGTAAGGAAAGGTGGGAGCCCGGACAGATGCGGGTTGACCATCCGTTCTGTGCGGCGCTCGGAGATACTTCCGATCTCGGCGAGGGCGATTCCGAGGAAGTCCAGGGCCATTGCCACGGGCTCACCGTGGAAGTTACCGCCGGATATGACCTCGCCGGTCTCGGCGAAAATGAGGGGATTATCGGTCGCGGAGTTCATCTCCCGCTCGATGACCCCCCGGGTGAAGGCTATTACATCCCTGGCCGCCCCATGTACCTGTGGGGCGCACCTGAGAGAGTACGCATCCTGAACCTTCGGGCAGTCCCGGTGGGACTCCCGGATCCCGCTTCCCCGGAGCAGCCTGATGAGGTTCCGAGCGGACGCGGTCTGCCCGGGGTGAGGCCTCGCCCGGCCGACTCGCTCGTCGAAGGCGGCGGTGGTTCCGCGCAACGCCTCCAGGCTCATGGCAGCAGCCACGTCAGCGACCTTTGCCAGCGTGGTGGCGTCCGACACACACAGGGCCCCAACAGCCGTCATCACCTGGGTGCCGTTTATGAGTGCTAGCCCTTCCTTGGCCCGGAGTGAAACCGGCGTGATGCCAGCGCACCCCATCGCATCACCGCCGGAAAGGGTCTCACCCTGGTACCTTGCCTGCCCTTCGCCGATGAGCACAAGCATGGCGTGAGCAAGAGGCGCCAGGTCCCCGCTTGCCCCGACGGACCCCTGCGAAGGGACTACGGGACAGACTCCGGCGTTCACCATTGAGATTAGGGTCTCGACTACTTCGGGCCGGACCCCGGAGTAACCACATGCCAGCGCGTTTGCCCGCAGCAGCAGGACGGCTCGGACCACCTCATCTGGCAGAGGCTCGCCCACCCCGCAGGCATGGGACCGAAGAAGGTTCACCTGAAGTGCGGCCCGGGCATCGGATGGTATGCGCACATCGGCGAACTTGCCGAACCCCGTGGTTATGCCATAGACCGCCCGGTCGTCCCCGAGCAGTGAGTCCACCACCGAGCTGGATGCAGCCATTCTGGACGCCGCACCCGGCGCGAGAGATACGGGGGCGCCCTGGCGTGCCACCGCCCGGACGTCCTCGACAGTCAGACTCTTCCCATCTACACAGACTTGCACTCCGGTCCCTGCCTTCTGTGAAGCCACCGCTGCTTCATCCGTCATTCTCCGTGGCGGCACAGGTAGCCCGCCTCGCCGAGGGCCCCAACGATGCGCTGCAGTGTTTCCTCGTCTCGCGCCGTGATAGTGTGCAAATGGACACCTTCCGTCAGGACGGAGAGAGGCCTAGCTCCAGCGCCGGACATCTTCGCCATGAACTTCCTGACGTCCTCCCGGGATGATAGCGCAAGGGTCCCCTTGAGCTCGCCATAGAGAGGGTGGTCCACCAGGACATCCTCAACTGTGCCGCCGAGATCGACTATGAGCTCGAGTTCTCCTTGCGTCCCTTCCGGGCCGTGACAACACGCGACCAAGGTCCTGCAACGCTGGCTGGCCCGGGTGGCGCGGGGTATCAAATACCCCTGGGGAGTCGCAACTATGTCGGCGCCTGATGCGCGGAGGAGGGCTATGTCGGAGACTATGATCTGCCGGCTCACTGAGAACATGCTGGCCAGGTCCTGTCCAGTCACGGGCCCGTTCCGTCTGGTGAGTACCTCCAGTATCCCCCGGCGTCTTTCGTCACCAGTCATTGGCCCCAGCCTCGCCCTTCTAGATTTAAGAGTGATCTGGATCGTCAACGGTCTTCCAGTCCCGAACCGGGCCGGCCATGGCCCAGAGGTAGTAAAACTGGTACCCGGGAGCGCTCGCTGCAGTGTGGTACCCACAGGGAATTGCCGAGACCGACCCGTCCTCCACCACTTTGACATGGTCGAATGACCCGTCAGCCGCATAGACGCGCTCGAATCCGAAGCCTCCGGCAGGGAGGCTCAAATAGTACCGAACTTCCTCAAGGTTAGCTTCTCGCTCGCTCGTGGTGTCGTGTTTGTGTGGAGGGTAGGTGATCCAATTCCCCTCGGGACCGAAGACCTCGCCGAAGAAAAGCCGGCGCGCGCTTATGTTCGGCCCGATTATGGTGTGCACTTCCCGCCGAAAGTTGCCCATGCCTGATGTGGAGACCTCCACGTCGTTCGGATGGACAACCTGGGGGATACCGCCGGGACTCCCAGGCGCGGCCGCGAGGGCAATCAGGAGAGGTGTCTGGGCGGCAATGGTGAACCCGATACCGGCCGGGATATACGCGGCCGATGCCTTGCCGTCGAAAGGTGTCGACCTGTCTCCAAGGCCCGCCCATTTGAACCCAAGGCAAGTGATGTCGCACTTCCCGCCCATTATGACCAGGGCCAACTCCTCAGGCGTGCCGACTATGACCTGTTCGCTCCCTGAGGGGAGCGAAACCAGCCCGAACCTGAGGAACTTCAGTCCGTCCCTGCCGGGAGACACGAACTCCCTATAGACTCGACCTGGCATCCGCTCAGCGAATGGTCCCATGGCCAATTCCCCCATATGGGACAATTCGCCTCAAGGAACCGCAATCCTCCTCGACCGAACGCTTGCAGGTGGCAACGGGTTTTCGCTGCTACCCCCCTAAGTACGCCTCCCTGACTCTTGGGTCATCCGCCAGTTCCCGAGCAGGGCCGTGCAACACGATCTCTCCTGTCTGAAGCACGTAACAGTAATCGGCTATCCCCAAGGCCATGTTGGCGTTCTGCTCCACAAGGAGTATGGTGGTGCCCGCGCGGTTAATCTCAGTTATGGTCCGGAATATCTCCCTGACGAGAATCGGGGAAAGGCCCATCGACGGCTCATCCAGGAGCATCAGTCTGCCACGGGTCATGAGGGCGCGGGCAACTGCAAGCATCTGTTGCTCCCCGCCGGAGAGCAAGCCTCCGAGCTGCCCCAGTCTCTCGCGGAGCCTGGGGAACATGGAGAACACTCTCTCCTGGTCCTCGGGGATCCGCTCCCGGTCACGGCGCGCGTACGTCGCCAGCTTGAGATTTTCGCCCACAGTCAGGTTCGCGAATATCCCGCGACCTTCCGGTACGTGAGCAATCCCCGCCTCCACAATCTTATGGGCGGGGAGTTGGGTGAGTGACCGGTTGTCGAACACGACCGTACCTGCCGACGGCCTCACCATCCCCGAGATCGCCCTGAGCGTTGTGGACTTCCCTGCCCCGTTCGCGCCTATAAGTGTGACTATCTGACCGCGTCTGACCTCGAGCGAGATCCCACGAAGCGCACGGATGCCGCCGTATGCGACCTCAAGACCCTGGACGGACAGGAGAACGTCAGCCATCAGGACGCCTCCTTTCCGAGATAGGCCTCGAGCACTCTGGGGTTCGACTGGATCTCCTCCGGGGTACCTTCAGCTATTGTCTCGCCGAAGTCCAGGACGAGTATCCGCTCACAGATCCTCATCACCACGCGCATCTGGTGTTCGATCAGGAGGATCGTGAGGTTGAACTCCTTCCTGATCCAGCCTATTGTCTCGATCAGCCTATCAACCTCCGCGGGGTTCATCCCAGCCGCGGGCTCGTCCAGGAGCAGCACTTGTGGATTGGAGGCGAGGGCCCGGGCGATCTCCAGCCTTCTCTGCTCTCCGTATGGGAGCGCCCTGGCCACGGTGGAAGCATACTGCAGGAGGCCGAAGGTCTCCAGGAGCGAATAGGCCTTTTCGCGGATTCTGTCCTCCTCTGCCCGGAACCGCTTGGTGCGGAGAAGCGCGTCGATGATGCGATACCGCGCCTGGGAGAAGTGCCCTATCCTCACGTTGTCGAGGACCGAGAGGTCCCGGAAAAGACGGATGGTCTGGAAGGTCCGGGCGACACCCATGGATACTATGTCCGAGGACGGTCTTCCCACGAGGCTCTTGCCGAGGAACTCTATCTCCCCTTCAGCCGGCCGGTAAACGCCGGTAATAAGGTTGAACACGGTGGTCTTCCCGGCGCCGTTCGGCCCGATCAGCCCCACTATCTCCCCTTGCTGGAGGGTCAAGTTGAAACCTGATACAGCACGAAGCCCCCCGAACCTGTGCGAGAGGCCGCTAACGCGAAGCACCGACAAGTGCCCCACCCTCCTTCCGCGCAGGCTGTCTCTCCTCGGGCGGGATGAACCACCTGAACTCCCGTAAACCCATGATCCCAGTTGGCCTTACCAGCATGAGTGCAACTAGCATCAGCGGACCGACCACCCACCGCCACACGTTGAGCGGGCGAAGGAGCTCAAGAAGCACAGTGTACACAGTAGCGCCCAGCACAGACCCGGCGATACTTCCGATCCCGCCCAGATAGACCATGACCAATATGTCAGTGGACTTGCGGATGTCGAAGGTCCTGGGGTTGATGAACTGAATGAGGTGTGCGAATAGGGCGCCCGCTACTCCGGCGAAGAACGCGGCTGTAG
Encoded proteins:
- the hutU gene encoding urocanate hydratase, with the translated sequence MSRVVKAPRGREISCRGWQQEAALRMLMNNLDPEVAERPDDLIVYGGTGKAARNWPAFEAIVRCLRELENDETLLVQSGKPVGIFRTHADAPRVLISNAMLVPAWATWEKFWELEAMGLTMYGQMTAGSWIYIGTQGILQGTYETFAAAAKKHFGGSLRGRLVLTAGLGGMGGAQPLAATFNEGVVIAVEVDRARIDRRLRTGYCEMMAETMDEAIAMAREALERRIPRSIALLGNASGTHPEFVRRGIIPDLVTDQTSAHDPLEGYVPSGLSLAEAQDLRKSDPAQYKRRSYESMATQVRAMLEMKARGAVVFDYGNNLRQQAKIAGVSNAFDYPGFVPAYVRPLFCEGKGPFRWVALSGDPADIHVTDEVVLNEFPEDEHLVRWIKMAQDHVHFQGLPARICWLGYGERAKFGRIINRLVREGKIKAPIVIGRDHLDCGSVASPNRETEGMADGSDAIADWPVLNALLNAVSGATWVSFHHGGGVGIGYSLHAGMVIVADGTDAAAERLERVLTCDPGIGVVRHADAGYELARKTATERGIKIPKIDTD
- the hutH gene encoding histidine ammonia-lyase, with the translated sequence MASQKAGTGVQVCVDGKSLTVEDVRAVARQGAPVSLAPGAASRMAASSSVVDSLLGDDRAVYGITTGFGKFADVRIPSDARAALQVNLLRSHACGVGEPLPDEVVRAVLLLRANALACGYSGVRPEVVETLISMVNAGVCPVVPSQGSVGASGDLAPLAHAMLVLIGEGQARYQGETLSGGDAMGCAGITPVSLRAKEGLALINGTQVMTAVGALCVSDATTLAKVADVAAAMSLEALRGTTAAFDERVGRARPHPGQTASARNLIRLLRGSGIRESHRDCPKVQDAYSLRCAPQVHGAARDVIAFTRGVIEREMNSATDNPLIFAETGEVISGGNFHGEPVAMALDFLGIALAEIGSISERRTERMVNPHLSGLPPFLTEHGGLNSGLMIAQYTSAALVSENKILASPAVVDSIPTSGNQEDHVSMGTIAARKAAQIRKNVANILAIEILCAAQGIDFLAPLEPGAGTGAAHRTVRSKVEHLEDDRPISPDIETVRNMIESGEILEAVESAAGPLE
- a CDS encoding transcription repressor NadR, producing MTGDERRRGILEVLTRRNGPVTGQDLASMFSVSRQIIVSDIALLRASGADIVATPQGYLIPRATRASQRCRTLVACCHGPEGTQGELELIVDLGGTVEDVLVDHPLYGELKGTLALSSREDVRKFMAKMSGAGARPLSVLTEGVHLHTITARDEETLQRIVGALGEAGYLCRHGE
- the iolB gene encoding 5-deoxy-glucuronate isomerase — translated: MGPFAERMPGRVYREFVSPGRDGLKFLRFGLVSLPSGSEQVIVGTPEELALVIMGGKCDITCLGFKWAGLGDRSTPFDGKASAAYIPAGIGFTIAAQTPLLIALAAAPGSPGGIPQVVHPNDVEVSTSGMGNFRREVHTIIGPNISARRLFFGEVFGPEGNWITYPPHKHDTTSEREANLEEVRYYLSLPAGGFGFERVYAADGSFDHVKVVEDGSVSAIPCGYHTAASAPGYQFYYLWAMAGPVRDWKTVDDPDHS
- a CDS encoding ABC transporter ATP-binding protein, yielding MADVLLSVQGLEVAYGGIRALRGISLEVRRGQIVTLIGANGAGKSTTLRAISGMVRPSAGTVVFDNRSLTQLPAHKIVEAGIAHVPEGRGIFANLTVGENLKLATYARRDRERIPEDQERVFSMFPRLRERLGQLGGLLSGGEQQMLAVARALMTRGRLMLLDEPSMGLSPILVREIFRTITEINRAGTTILLVEQNANMALGIADYCYVLQTGEIVLHGPARELADDPRVREAYLGG
- a CDS encoding ABC transporter ATP-binding protein, whose protein sequence is MSVLRVSGLSHRFGGLRAVSGFNLTLQQGEIVGLIGPNGAGKTTVFNLITGVYRPAEGEIEFLGKSLVGRPSSDIVSMGVARTFQTIRLFRDLSVLDNVRIGHFSQARYRIIDALLRTKRFRAEEDRIREKAYSLLETFGLLQYASTVARALPYGEQRRLEIARALASNPQVLLLDEPAAGMNPAEVDRLIETIGWIRKEFNLTILLIEHQMRVVMRICERILVLDFGETIAEGTPEEIQSNPRVLEAYLGKEAS